In a single window of the Flavobacterium ammoniigenes genome:
- a CDS encoding SusE domain-containing protein, with protein sequence MKKIYLSLILVAGILSSLVSCSDDLLDPVAAKGDAIVLSAPTGGTYALSASTASATAFTVKWTSSTFGYSAAARYTLQVIKSTGNFNAPGTFPLGDYGVATSINLEKAITNRQLNAALLGAGGPIGASQAYKVRVVGSPLNQSSSTVTAYEVISNEITITATAFDTYDEFARLYVPGNYQGASGYGNNWSPDSPSVAKLFSAGNNGVYEGFVWMNDANPEFKFTPVPSWSGDKGESNGSGAFSGQLGTSSNIKPSAGAGTYFFNINWNTGAYTMDKRQVSIIGAATPNGWGNGTPMTFDTNPSSPYYQMYTITLTLAKDEFLIRLKDDWSVKMGTLSGNTENTTTGGQYKIKLGGGNMKVPTAGTYKVVLDIRNSANYNIRLMPQ encoded by the coding sequence ATGAAAAAAATATATTTAAGTTTAATTTTAGTAGCAGGAATACTATCAAGTTTAGTTTCTTGTTCAGATGATCTATTAGATCCAGTTGCTGCAAAAGGAGATGCTATTGTACTTTCTGCACCAACAGGTGGTACCTATGCTTTATCAGCTTCTACCGCTTCTGCAACTGCCTTTACAGTGAAGTGGACCTCTTCTACTTTTGGATATTCAGCTGCAGCAAGATATACATTACAAGTTATCAAAAGCACAGGTAATTTTAATGCACCTGGAACTTTTCCATTAGGTGACTACGGTGTAGCAACTTCCATTAATTTAGAAAAAGCAATTACTAACAGACAATTAAATGCAGCTTTATTAGGAGCTGGTGGTCCAATTGGAGCATCACAAGCATACAAAGTACGTGTTGTTGGAAGTCCATTAAACCAATCTTCTTCAACTGTTACAGCCTATGAAGTTATTTCAAATGAAATTACAATTACTGCTACTGCTTTTGATACCTATGATGAGTTTGCTAGATTATATGTACCTGGAAATTACCAAGGAGCTAGTGGTTATGGCAACAACTGGTCTCCAGATAGTCCTAGTGTAGCTAAATTGTTCTCTGCTGGGAATAATGGTGTTTATGAGGGATTTGTTTGGATGAACGATGCAAATCCAGAATTCAAATTTACTCCAGTGCCATCTTGGTCAGGGGATAAAGGAGAATCTAACGGTTCAGGTGCTTTTTCTGGACAATTAGGAACTTCTAGTAACATTAAACCTTCAGCTGGGGCAGGTACTTATTTCTTTAATATAAACTGGAATACAGGTGCTTATACAATGGATAAAAGACAAGTATCAATTATTGGTGCAGCTACTCCAAATGGATGGGGTAATGGAACTCCTATGACATTTGACACGAATCCAAGTTCGCCTTATTACCAAATGTACACCATCACTTTAACTTTGGCTAAGGACGAATTCTTAATTCGTTTAAAAGACGATTGGTCAGTTAAAATGGGGACTCTTTCAGGAAATACTGAAAACACTACCACAGGTGGTCAATATAAAATCAAACTTGGAGGAGGTAACATGAAAGTGCCAACTGCGGGTACCTATAAAGTTGTTTTAGATATCAGAAACTCTGCTAACTATAACATTCGATTAATGCCACAATAA
- a CDS encoding alpha-amylase family glycosyl hydrolase → MKKILLTFLILLGCRSFAQQQTATYSVSPAAFEENTSITVTINGSSIDEAAWGVTGNVLYMWAWAFDLGGVTQKGTPLNGTWNNSDEASKFTYNQANDTYTKTFTPTTYYNTTGIGKIGFLIKAKDGTGDKKSQDILVEVGSFQVNLTAPLQNSATIINSGANFTITATNTNGNASYNLKSNGVSIHTNGSTSSYTFTQSNITSNQNYELEVLQGTTTITKKFSVIVNPGANTQAMPTNLVDGINYNSTDATKATLVLDAPLKDFVYVAGSFNNWQPTNAHAMLKDPTTGKFWLELTGLTSGSNYTYQYWVVDATPIAGTPAMVKTADPYSTLVLSPYDDPTIPAASYPNLPVYPTGQEREVTVLQTGQTPYAWSTATTNFVKPAKEKLVVYELLVRDFDANRNFQSVIDKLDYFKNLKINAIQLMPVMEFEGNESWGYNTAYHMALDKFYGTSNKLKELIDKCHQNGIAVILDVALNHAFGRNPMLRMWMNDPDGDGWGSPSTENPYFNTVAKHSYSVGEDFNHQQPRTQNYTKRVIKHWIEEFKIDGFRWDLTKGFTQECTAGDDNCTNGYRADRVALLKSYADYSWSLDPTHYTIFEHLGTDAEEKEWANYRISESPSKGVMLWGKMTTEYNELSMGYTANIARMNSSSRGFTNHRLMGYAESHDEERLMYKNLQFGNSANTAHNVKTLNTALSRMSAIGAVSLLVPGPKMIWHFGELGYDDSIFTCNNGTVNSQSDTATGDCKLDTKPQIQWTNNWLANANRFKIYSDWAKMIRLKTEEAVFSGTATITNASSLVQTIKITDAALPATSLKDVVILANFDVTSKSVPTGFPYAGEWFNLMDNSTLNVVNVNDPITVLPGQFKIYGNKQAFGANAAFALPADNFSIESRAETCANKNNGQIVINAAQTYAYVATINGTNYNFTNNSLTISNLAPGVYPVCISIPGKTFEQCYSLTITRGSSLAGKSSVSSNLASVQITEGTAPFEVFVNGLPQFETSASSFSIPVKQGDYLEIKTAKACEGIYATSIMDPLNGIAAYPNPTHGLIEIAIPTLKTAIAIELYNLNGQLISKGIYTVLNGKVQLNLEKESAGVYFAKVHLDTPISLTIVKE, encoded by the coding sequence ATGAAAAAAATTTTACTAACTTTTTTAATTCTTCTTGGTTGCCGTTCTTTTGCTCAACAGCAAACGGCTACCTATAGCGTGAGTCCTGCCGCTTTTGAGGAAAACACATCGATTACGGTTACCATTAACGGGAGTAGTATCGATGAAGCTGCTTGGGGAGTTACTGGCAATGTGTTGTACATGTGGGCTTGGGCATTTGATTTAGGTGGAGTTACTCAAAAAGGGACACCCTTGAATGGTACTTGGAATAATTCGGATGAAGCAAGTAAATTTACTTACAATCAGGCCAATGATACCTACACCAAAACCTTTACGCCAACAACCTATTACAACACAACAGGAATTGGAAAAATTGGATTTTTGATTAAAGCCAAAGACGGAACAGGAGACAAAAAATCGCAAGATATCTTAGTTGAGGTAGGTTCTTTTCAAGTTAATCTAACAGCACCATTACAAAATAGTGCGACCATTATTAATTCGGGTGCTAATTTTACAATTACTGCTACTAATACCAATGGAAATGCAAGTTATAATTTGAAATCGAATGGAGTGAGTATTCATACCAACGGTTCGACTTCAAGTTATACTTTTACACAATCCAATATTACGAGTAATCAGAATTACGAATTAGAAGTGCTTCAAGGAACAACTACCATTACTAAAAAGTTTTCGGTAATTGTTAATCCAGGTGCTAATACACAAGCCATGCCTACTAATTTAGTAGACGGGATAAACTATAATTCAACAGATGCTACAAAAGCTACCTTGGTTTTGGATGCACCTTTAAAAGATTTTGTATATGTAGCGGGAAGTTTCAATAATTGGCAACCTACCAATGCACATGCCATGCTAAAAGATCCAACTACTGGAAAATTCTGGTTGGAATTAACTGGTTTAACTTCAGGGTCAAATTATACCTACCAATATTGGGTTGTAGATGCTACGCCAATTGCAGGAACGCCAGCCATGGTAAAAACAGCCGATCCCTATTCGACTTTAGTTTTATCTCCTTATGACGATCCAACTATCCCAGCTGCATCCTATCCAAACTTACCAGTTTATCCAACAGGTCAAGAACGTGAAGTAACTGTTTTACAAACTGGGCAAACTCCTTATGCATGGAGTACTGCGACTACCAATTTTGTTAAACCAGCTAAGGAAAAATTAGTGGTGTATGAATTGTTGGTCCGTGATTTTGACGCTAATCGAAATTTTCAATCCGTAATTGATAAATTAGATTATTTTAAAAATCTTAAAATTAATGCGATTCAATTGATGCCTGTAATGGAATTTGAAGGCAATGAAAGTTGGGGATACAATACCGCTTATCACATGGCTTTGGATAAATTTTATGGGACTTCAAATAAATTGAAAGAGTTAATTGATAAATGCCATCAAAATGGTATTGCTGTTATTTTAGATGTGGCTTTGAACCATGCGTTTGGCAGAAATCCTATGCTCAGAATGTGGATGAATGATCCTGATGGTGACGGTTGGGGAAGCCCTTCGACCGAAAATCCCTATTTCAATACAGTGGCAAAACACAGTTATAGTGTAGGGGAAGATTTTAACCATCAACAACCACGAACTCAAAATTATACAAAACGGGTTATTAAACATTGGATTGAAGAATTCAAAATTGATGGATTCCGTTGGGATTTGACTAAAGGATTTACTCAAGAATGTACTGCCGGGGATGACAATTGTACCAATGGATACCGTGCAGATCGTGTCGCGCTTCTAAAGTCGTATGCTGATTATTCATGGAGTTTAGACCCAACACATTACACCATTTTTGAACATTTAGGAACCGATGCTGAGGAGAAGGAATGGGCTAATTATAGAATTTCCGAATCGCCTAGTAAAGGAGTGATGTTGTGGGGTAAAATGACGACCGAATACAATGAACTTTCTATGGGATATACCGCTAATATTGCTAGAATGAATAGTTCTAGTAGAGGATTTACGAATCATCGTTTGATGGGGTATGCCGAAAGCCATGATGAGGAACGATTGATGTATAAGAACTTGCAGTTTGGAAATTCAGCAAACACAGCTCATAACGTAAAAACGTTGAACACTGCTTTGTCAAGAATGTCAGCTATTGGAGCCGTATCATTATTAGTTCCAGGGCCAAAAATGATTTGGCATTTTGGAGAATTAGGCTATGACGATTCTATTTTCACTTGTAATAATGGAACCGTTAATTCACAATCGGATACAGCTACAGGTGATTGTAAATTAGATACAAAACCACAAATACAATGGACCAATAATTGGTTAGCCAATGCTAATCGATTCAAAATCTATTCGGATTGGGCTAAAATGATTCGCTTAAAAACAGAAGAAGCCGTATTTTCTGGGACTGCAACCATAACTAATGCAAGTTCATTAGTGCAAACTATCAAAATTACCGATGCGGCACTTCCTGCTACTAGTTTAAAGGATGTAGTGATCTTGGCTAATTTCGATGTGACAAGCAAAAGTGTTCCCACAGGATTCCCTTATGCAGGTGAATGGTTTAATTTAATGGATAATTCAACTTTGAATGTGGTCAATGTAAACGATCCAATCACCGTTTTACCAGGTCAGTTTAAAATTTACGGAAACAAACAAGCTTTTGGGGCGAATGCTGCTTTTGCATTACCTGCTGATAATTTTAGTATAGAATCTAGAGCGGAGACTTGTGCCAATAAAAATAATGGACAAATCGTAATTAATGCTGCTCAGACCTATGCTTATGTAGCCACCATAAACGGGACCAATTATAATTTCACCAATAATAGTTTGACGATTTCTAATTTAGCGCCAGGTGTATATCCCGTTTGTATTTCTATTCCGGGTAAAACCTTTGAACAATGTTATAGCTTAACAATTACTAGAGGTTCTTCCCTAGCTGGAAAATCATCAGTATCTTCAAATCTTGCCTCAGTGCAAATAACCGAGGGAACAGCTCCTTTTGAAGTTTTTGTTAATGGGTTGCCTCAATTTGAAACCTCGGCATCGAGTTTTTCAATTCCTGTAAAACAAGGCGATTATTTAGAAATAAAAACAGCAAAAGCTTGCGAGGGGATTTATGCCACTAGCATAATGGATCCATTAAACGGTATTGCAGCGTATCCTAATCCAACTCATGGATTAATTGAAATTGCCATACCTACTCTTAAAACAGCCATTGCGATTGAATTGTATAATTTGAATGGGCAATTAATTTCAAAAGGGATCTATACTGTTTTGAATGGAAAAGTACAATTGAATTTAGAAAAAGAATCGGCTGGAGTGTATTTTGCAAAAGTACATTTAGATACTCCAATAAGTTTAACTATTGTAAAAGAATAA